The proteins below come from a single Solea solea chromosome 6, fSolSol10.1, whole genome shotgun sequence genomic window:
- the LOC131460481 gene encoding membrane-spanning 4-domains subfamily A member 4A-like, with protein sequence MSSTVSTTVGNMVVVTHIHPANANANAAENTQKLVGVQKFIKGRPQALGTVQIIIGLMILLFGIAMTPDADTMGIYSGIFVWGAAFYITAGSLTVAAARRPSRCLVNCAMAFSIVAVVTAVTATILYSLDGAGITYFCRYYDNGNYGNGSYGNGYYNSCYKYMSRMMGVSGVLAVFNALQLIVSAVVIGYACCAQCCCGETPSIIVVPAESLVTGQTAAPYSEEVYNVKPEAGVMAPPYPPAYDTVHN encoded by the exons ATGTCTTCAACTGTGTCCACGACCGTGGGGAACATGGTGGTCGTCACCCACATCCACCCTGCTAACGCTAACGCTAACGCTGCTGAGAACACACAAAAGTTAGTGGGCGTCCAGAAGTTCATCAAAGGCCGACCACAGGCGCTGGGG aCGGTTCAGATCATCATCGGCCTGATGATTCTCCTGTTTGGGATCGCCATGACGCCTGATGCAGACACAATGGGAATTTACAGCGGCATCTTCGTCTGGGGAGCTGCGTTT TACATCACAGCTGGATCTCTGACAGTGGCTGCTGCCAGACGACCGAGCCGCTGCCTG GTGAACTGTGCGATGGCGTTCAGTATCGTCGCAGTGGTCACTGCAGTCACAGCCACCATCCTCTACTCTCTGGACGGTGCAGGGATTACATACTTCTGTCGCTACTACGACAACGGCAACTATGGCAACGGCAGCTATGGCAATGGCTACTATAACTCCTGCTACAAATATATG AGTCGGATGATGGGCGTCTCAGGAGTCCTGGCTGTCTTCAATGCGTTGCAGTTAATTGTCTCAGCCGTCGTCATTGGTTACGCCTGCTGTGCCCAATGCTGCTGTGgagag acACCATCAATCATTGTTGTACCTGCAGAATCTTTGGTGACTGGACAAACTGCTGCTCCCTACAGTGAAGAG GTATACAACGTCAAACCAGAAGCAGGCGTCATGGCTCCTCCTTATCCTCCAGCGTACGACACTGTGCATAACTGA
- the LOC131461532 gene encoding membrane-spanning 4-domains subfamily A member 15-like isoform X2, with translation MSSTVSTTVGDMFVVTHVNTEQQNSVGVRRFIKGQPQALGTVQIIIGLMVFLIGITMAPDGDTMGIHSGAFVWGPAFSITAGSLTVAAATKLNRCLIKCAMAFSIVTAVTSTIAAILYSVDFFVLLLFIRCGYNCELFKVSASVCQRCQPQKGERDSPLLALDEEDLRSV, from the exons ATGTCTTCAACCGTGTCCACGACCGTGGGGGACATGTTTGTCGTCACCCACgtaaacacagagcagcagaactCAGTGGGCGTCCGGAGGTTCATCAAGGGACAACCACAGGCGCTGGGG aCGGTTCAGATCATCATCGGCTTGATGGTTTTCCTGATTGGGATCACGATGGCGCCTGATGGAGACACAATGGGAATTCACAGCGGCGCCTTCGTCTGGGGACCTGCGTTT tccatcacagctgGATCTCTGACAGTGGCTGCTGCCACAAAACTCAACCGCTGCCTG ATTAAATGTGCGATGGCGTTCAGTATCGTCACAGCGGTCACTTCCACCATAGCCGCCATCCTCTACtctgtggatttttttgttCTACTGCTGTTCATTCGCTGTGGTTACAACTGCGAACTGTTCAAG GTGAGTGCCAGTGTGTGCCAGCGCTGTCAGCCCCAGAAAGGGGAGAGGGACTCACCGTTACTGGCTCTGGACGAAGAAGACCTCCGGAGCGTCTGA
- the LOC131461532 gene encoding membrane-spanning 4-domains subfamily A member 15-like isoform X1 produces the protein MSSTVSTTVGDMFVVTHVNTEQQNSVGVRRFIKGQPQALGTVQIIIGLMVFLIGITMAPDGDTMGIHSGAFVWGPAFSITAGSLTVAAATKLNRCLIKCAMAFSIVTAVTSTIAAILYSVDFFVLLLFIRCGYNCELFKSRIEGISVVLVVFNLLQMIVSVVIAGYACCATCDGKEETPAVYLATAQTAAPNTEEASVMIPPPAYNTVVN, from the exons ATGTCTTCAACCGTGTCCACGACCGTGGGGGACATGTTTGTCGTCACCCACgtaaacacagagcagcagaactCAGTGGGCGTCCGGAGGTTCATCAAGGGACAACCACAGGCGCTGGGG aCGGTTCAGATCATCATCGGCTTGATGGTTTTCCTGATTGGGATCACGATGGCGCCTGATGGAGACACAATGGGAATTCACAGCGGCGCCTTCGTCTGGGGACCTGCGTTT tccatcacagctgGATCTCTGACAGTGGCTGCTGCCACAAAACTCAACCGCTGCCTG ATTAAATGTGCGATGGCGTTCAGTATCGTCACAGCGGTCACTTCCACCATAGCCGCCATCCTCTACtctgtggatttttttgttCTACTGCTGTTCATTCGCTGTGGTTACAACTGCGAACTGTTCAAG aGTCGGATAGAGGGCATCTCAGTAGTCCTGGTTGTCTTCAACCTGTTACAGATGATCGTCTCAGTCGTCATTGCGGGTTACGCCTGCTGTGCCACATGTGACGGCAAAGAAGAG aCACCTGCAGTATATTTGGCGACTGCACAAACTGCTGCTCCCAACACTGAAGAG gcgaGCGTAATGATTCCTCCTCCAGCGTACAACACTGTGGTCAACTGA
- the LOC131460309 gene encoding membrane-spanning 4-domains subfamily A member 4A-like — MSSTVSTTVGDMVVVTHVLPANATTADNTQQLVGVRKFIACRPQALGTVQILIGVMILLFGLAMTPLADAIGVITGIFVWGAAFYITAGSLTVAAARRPSRCLVNCAMAFSIVAVVTAVGAIAIYSVDAAGITYFCLYDSDSWYSCALYESRMQGVSGVLIVFNVLQLVISAVVIGYACNATCNCGGEIPSHYLVPGQTAAPNAEENFKGEASAMILPRPPAYN, encoded by the exons ATGTCTTCAACCGTGTCCACGACCGTGGGGGACATGGTGGTCGTCACCCACGTCCTCCCTGCTAACGCTACCACTGCTGACAACACACAACAGTTAGTGGGCGTCCGGAAGTTCATCGCGTGCCGACCACAGGCGCTGGGG ACAGTTCAGATCCTCATCGGCGTCATGATTCTCCTGTTTGGGCTCGCGATGACGCCTCTTGCAGATGCGATTGGAGTTATCACCGGCATCTTCGTCTGGGGAGCTGCGTTT TACATCACAGCTGGATCTCTGACAGTGGCTGCTGCCAGACGACCGAGCCGCTGCCTG GTGAACTGTGCGATGGCGTTCAGTATCGTCGCAGTGGTCACTGCCGTCGGAGCCATCGCCATCTACTCTGTGGACGCTGCAGGGATTACATACTTCTGCTTGTACGACAGTGACTCCTGGTACAGCTGCGCCCTTTACGAG agtcGGATGCAGGGCGTGTCAGGAGTCCTGATTGTCTTCAATGTGTTGCAGCTGGTCATCTCAGCCGTCGTCATTGGTTACGCCTGCAATGCCACGTGTAACTGCGGTGGagag atACCATCACACTATTTGGTGCCTGGACAAACTGCTGCTCCCAACGCTGAAGAG AACTTCAAAGGAGAGGCGAGCGCCATGATTCTTCCTCGTCCTCCAGCGTACAACTGA